Proteins encoded within one genomic window of Ostrinia nubilalis chromosome 5, ilOstNubi1.1, whole genome shotgun sequence:
- the LOC135072163 gene encoding uncharacterized protein LOC135072163 — protein MPLTGEDTSSDFAHQDKQKLINVRRYIKGRISLVENELGDISTVKSTAMLDVAAERISSLFTRLEDVNLNLESMDTSETAEGSKIESRCQRILTDIRERREALKHHCNSSASDSGSTQEHQHKPNLPKISLPKQPKFSGSYGDWLSFKDLYVTMVHGNEDLSPVQKFYYLKSCLVGEAASLVTTLECTNENYVKAWSAITSRYDNKQRCQALDMLCRDEAVSTTKVVPPAKSTSHVTVGSGRSANDM, from the exons ATGCCCCTAACCGGCGAGGATACCAGCAGTGATTTTGCTCATCAAGACAAGCAAAAATTGATAAATGTGAGAAGATACATCAAAGGCCGCATATCACTTGTGGAAAATGAGCTGGGGGACATTTCTACCGTAAAATCCACCGCCATGTTGGATGTTGCCGCCGAACGAATTAGCAGTCTTTTTACGAGATTGGAGGACGTCAATCTCAATTTGGAATCGATGGATACTTCAGAGACCGCTGAGGGATCGAAAATCGAGTCAAGGTGTCAAAGAATACTAACTGACATTCGTGAACGTCGTGAGGCGCTGAAGCATCATTGTAACTCATCGGCGAGTGACTCCGGATCGACGCAAGAGCACCAGCATAAACCGAATCTTCCCAAGATATCGTTGCCCAAGCAGCCCAAGTTCAGTGGAAGTTATGGAGACTGGCTGTCGTTCAAGGATTTATACGTCACTATGGTACACGGAAATGAAGATTTAAGTCCCGTGCAGAAGTTCTATTACTTGAAGTCGTGTTTGGTCGGCGAAGCTGCCTCTTTGGTTACGACTTTGGAATGTACGAACGAAAACTACGTGAAGGCATGGTCTGCGATTACATCAAGATATGACAATAAG CAGCGCTGCCAAGCATTAGATATGCTATGCCGTGATGAAGCAGTGAGCACTACAAAGGTCGTGCCTCCGGCAAAGAGCACTAGTCATGTGACGGTTGGCAGCGGCAGAAGTGCAAATG ACATGTAA